From Bradyrhizobium symbiodeficiens, the proteins below share one genomic window:
- the yajC gene encoding preprotein translocase subunit YajC, which produces MLITPAYAQAAGAGDTNSMLMSLLPFALIFVIMYFLILRPQQKKVRDHADLVKNIRRGDTVVTSGGLVGKVTKVVDDDQIEFEIADGVRVRQMRSMVSGVRAKGEPAKESKESAKDSAKDDAASK; this is translated from the coding sequence ATGCTGATTACCCCTGCGTATGCCCAGGCCGCGGGCGCCGGCGACACCAACAGCATGTTGATGTCGCTGCTGCCGTTCGCCCTGATCTTCGTGATCATGTACTTCCTGATTCTGCGTCCGCAGCAGAAGAAGGTCCGGGACCACGCCGATCTCGTGAAGAACATCCGCCGCGGCGACACCGTCGTGACCTCGGGCGGCCTCGTCGGCAAGGTCACCAAGGTCGTCGACGACGACCAGATCGAGTTCGAGATCGCCGACGGCGTGCGGGTGCGTCAGATGCGCTCGATGGTCTCCGGCGTGCGCGCCAAGGGCGAGCCGGCCAAGGAATCCAAGGAAAGCGCGAAGGATAGCGCCAAGGACGACGCCGCGTCGAAGTGA
- the secF gene encoding protein translocase subunit SecF, whose amino-acid sequence MTHTVLIGLGVLIAILTVVAAFGWLPSLRIVPDDTHFDFTRFRRISFPISAALSILAITLFFTHGLNLGIDFKGGTLLEVRAKSGAADIAAMRRTLDGLRLGEVQLQQFGGPENVLIRVAEQPGGDKAQQDAVQKVRTALGDSIEYRRVEVLGPRVAGELLAYGMLGLMLAIVSILIYLWFRFEWQFALGAMIANVHDIVLTIGFMSISQVDFDLTSIAALLTILGYSLNDTVVIYDRIREMLRRYKKMPMPQLLNESINSTLSRSIITHFTVTLALLALLLFGGHAIHSFTAVMMFGVVLVGTYTSIFIAAPILIYLGVGEHREDAPDTAAPAKKNKA is encoded by the coding sequence GTGACTCACACCGTTCTCATCGGGCTCGGCGTCCTCATCGCCATTCTCACCGTGGTCGCAGCCTTTGGCTGGCTGCCATCGCTGCGGATCGTTCCGGACGATACCCATTTCGACTTCACGCGCTTCCGCCGGATCAGCTTCCCCATCTCGGCGGCGCTGTCGATCCTCGCCATCACGCTGTTCTTCACCCACGGCCTGAACCTCGGTATCGACTTCAAGGGCGGCACGCTGCTGGAGGTGCGGGCCAAGTCCGGCGCCGCCGACATCGCGGCGATGCGAAGGACGCTGGATGGCTTGCGGCTCGGCGAAGTGCAACTGCAGCAGTTCGGCGGCCCCGAGAACGTCTTGATCCGCGTTGCCGAACAGCCCGGCGGCGACAAGGCGCAGCAGGATGCCGTGCAGAAAGTCCGTACCGCGCTCGGTGATTCCATCGAGTACCGCCGCGTCGAGGTGCTCGGTCCGCGCGTCGCCGGCGAGCTTCTGGCTTACGGCATGCTCGGCCTGATGCTCGCGATCGTCTCGATCCTGATCTATCTCTGGTTCCGGTTCGAATGGCAGTTCGCGCTCGGCGCCATGATCGCCAACGTGCACGACATCGTGCTGACGATCGGCTTCATGTCGATCAGCCAGGTCGATTTCGACCTGACCAGCATCGCTGCGCTTTTGACCATTCTGGGCTATTCGCTCAACGACACCGTCGTCATCTACGACCGTATCCGTGAAATGCTGCGGCGCTACAAGAAGATGCCGATGCCGCAGCTGCTCAACGAGTCCATCAACTCGACGCTGTCGCGCTCGATCATCACCCACTTCACGGTGACGCTGGCGCTGCTGGCGCTGCTCCTGTTCGGCGGGCACGCCATCCACAGCTTCACCGCGGTGATGATGTTCGGCGTGGTGCTGGTCGGCACCTACACCTCGATCTTCATCGCGGCGCCGATCCTGATCTATCTCGGCGTCGGCGAGCACCGCGAGGATGCGCCTGATACGGCTGCGCCGGCGAAGAAAAACAAGGCATGA
- a CDS encoding threonine ammonia-lyase translates to MAELSQTSPFDLSGLPVAPSDIAAAAETIRGAVVETPCSYSRTLSSICGCEIWLKFENLQFTSSFKERGALNRLTALTPEERARGVIAMSAGNHAQGVAYHAKRLGVPATIVMPVGTPMVKVENTRHHGAEVVVTGATLEEAAAFARSHGEARGMIFVHPYDDPLVIAGQGTIGLEMMRAVPELDTLVVPIGGGGLISGIGIAAKSIKPSLRILGVEAWLYPSMYNAIHAGNLPARGDTLAEGIAVKSPGKITTEIVRRLVDDIALVNEAELERAVATLISIEKTVVEGAGAAGLAALMSDPSRFAGQKVGLVLSGGNIDTRLIASVLTRELAREGRLTQLSLDIPDRPGQLAAVAALLAEAGANIIEVSHQRTFSDLPAKATLLQLVIETRDSAHLDEVMAKLSASGLSARCT, encoded by the coding sequence ATGGCTGAATTGTCCCAAACCTCGCCCTTCGATCTCAGCGGTTTGCCAGTCGCCCCAAGCGACATTGCCGCCGCCGCCGAAACGATCAGGGGCGCCGTCGTCGAGACGCCCTGCAGCTACAGCCGCACGCTGAGCAGCATCTGCGGCTGCGAGATCTGGCTCAAATTCGAGAACCTCCAGTTCACCTCCTCGTTCAAGGAGCGGGGCGCGCTCAACCGTCTCACCGCGCTGACGCCGGAGGAGCGCGCACGGGGCGTGATCGCGATGTCGGCGGGCAACCACGCGCAAGGCGTGGCCTATCACGCCAAGCGGCTCGGCGTTCCCGCCACCATCGTCATGCCGGTCGGCACGCCCATGGTGAAGGTCGAGAACACCCGGCATCACGGCGCGGAGGTGGTCGTCACCGGCGCGACGCTGGAGGAGGCGGCCGCATTCGCGCGCAGCCACGGCGAAGCGCGAGGCATGATCTTCGTCCATCCCTACGACGATCCGCTTGTCATCGCGGGGCAGGGCACGATCGGGCTGGAGATGATGAGGGCCGTGCCGGAGCTCGACACGCTGGTCGTGCCGATCGGCGGCGGCGGCCTGATCAGCGGCATCGGCATCGCCGCGAAATCGATCAAGCCGTCGCTGCGAATCCTGGGCGTTGAGGCCTGGCTCTATCCGTCGATGTACAATGCCATCCATGCCGGCAATCTGCCGGCGCGCGGCGATACGCTGGCCGAAGGCATCGCGGTGAAATCGCCCGGCAAGATCACCACCGAGATCGTCCGCCGCCTCGTCGACGACATCGCGCTCGTCAACGAAGCCGAGCTGGAGCGCGCGGTCGCGACCCTGATCTCGATCGAGAAGACGGTCGTCGAGGGCGCTGGCGCCGCCGGCCTCGCCGCGCTGATGTCGGATCCCTCCCGCTTCGCGGGCCAGAAGGTGGGCCTCGTCTTGAGCGGCGGCAATATCGACACGCGGCTGATCGCATCCGTCCTCACGCGCGAACTCGCGCGCGAGGGACGGTTGACCCAGCTCTCGCTCGATATCCCTGACAGGCCCGGGCAACTGGCCGCAGTGGCCGCGCTGCTCGCCGAAGCCGGCGCCAACATCATCGAGGTCTCGCACCAGCGGACCTTCTCCGACCTGCCGGCCAAGGCGACACTGCTGCAGCTCGTCATCGAGACCCGCGACAGCGCCCATCTCGACGAGGTGATGGCGAAGCTCAGCGCCTCCGGCTTGAGCGCGCGCTGCACTTGA
- a CDS encoding LysM peptidoglycan-binding domain-containing M23 family metallopeptidase, with the protein MSVVAELLYSRRVPQVAVLALISFSFAGCSADMSSRLSQSNFSNPFASDQTGSVQQAPPPQRELPQYSRPQTQSGYYQSQPLPPPAVTAPQSYPVAGGGGVSGGGRGVSSYAPPTQPHLETTATVPPRSVAAAPPAGGTKIIVGTSDTLDVIARRYHVTPQAILAANGYKGPRALSPGQQLIIPHPATAAAPAPAPVAAAHVMAPAAKPVAAIAAPSSMHFVNRGDTLASIARKNHISSVELARANGLDPSAKLKLGTKLTVPGARTAVLAPPVAAAPVGAGPVAGTLQPVAAAPAPATRMAAAAAPVQSARLAQATANVEEKPAAEAPAKAAETTSALPTFRWPVRGKVVTSYGAKTNGKSNDGINLAVPEGTPVKAAEDGVVAYSGNELKGYGNLVLVRHSNGYVTAYAHASELLVKRGDTIKRGQVIAKSGQSGEVASPQLHFEIRKGSTPVDPLQFLNGA; encoded by the coding sequence ATGTCCGTCGTCGCCGAGTTGCTTTACTCGCGCCGCGTACCGCAGGTCGCGGTGCTGGCGCTGATCTCCTTCAGCTTCGCAGGGTGCAGCGCCGACATGTCGTCGCGGCTGTCCCAGTCGAACTTCTCCAACCCCTTCGCGTCTGATCAGACCGGTTCGGTGCAGCAGGCACCGCCGCCGCAGCGCGAGCTGCCGCAATATTCGCGGCCGCAGACGCAGTCCGGTTATTATCAGTCGCAGCCCTTGCCGCCGCCGGCGGTGACCGCACCGCAGTCCTATCCCGTTGCGGGTGGTGGTGGCGTGTCCGGAGGCGGGCGCGGCGTCAGTTCCTACGCGCCCCCGACGCAGCCGCATCTCGAGACCACGGCTACTGTGCCGCCGCGTTCCGTTGCCGCGGCTCCGCCGGCCGGAGGCACCAAGATCATCGTCGGCACCAGCGACACGCTCGATGTGATCGCCAGGCGCTATCACGTCACGCCGCAGGCGATCCTCGCGGCCAACGGCTACAAGGGGCCGCGCGCGCTCTCGCCCGGCCAGCAACTGATCATCCCGCATCCGGCTACGGCCGCTGCGCCTGCGCCGGCTCCCGTCGCGGCGGCTCACGTGATGGCGCCTGCGGCCAAGCCAGTTGCGGCCATTGCTGCGCCGTCGAGCATGCACTTCGTCAACCGCGGCGATACGCTCGCCAGCATAGCCCGCAAGAACCACATCTCGTCGGTTGAGCTGGCCCGTGCCAATGGCCTCGATCCCTCGGCCAAGCTAAAGCTCGGCACCAAGCTGACGGTGCCCGGCGCCAGGACCGCTGTGCTGGCGCCGCCGGTTGCTGCGGCTCCGGTTGGAGCCGGACCGGTTGCCGGCACGCTCCAGCCGGTTGCGGCTGCTCCCGCGCCCGCCACCAGGATGGCGGCTGCCGCCGCGCCGGTGCAGAGCGCGCGCCTGGCTCAGGCCACGGCGAATGTCGAAGAGAAACCCGCCGCCGAGGCGCCGGCGAAAGCAGCAGAGACCACCAGCGCGCTGCCGACCTTCCGCTGGCCGGTGCGCGGCAAGGTGGTCACGAGCTACGGCGCCAAGACCAACGGTAAGTCCAATGACGGCATCAATCTCGCGGTGCCCGAGGGGACGCCGGTCAAGGCAGCCGAAGACGGCGTCGTTGCCTACTCCGGCAACGAGCTGAAGGGTTACGGCAATCTGGTCCTGGTTCGGCATTCCAACGGCTACGTCACCGCATATGCCCATGCGAGTGAGCTGTTGGTGAAGCGCGGCGATACCATCAAGCGCGGTCAGGTCATTGCCAAGTCGGGTCAATCCGGGGAGGTGGCGTCGCCGCAGCTCCACTTCGAGATCCGCAAGGGATCGACCCCGGTTGACCCGCTTCAATTCCTGAACGGGGCGTGA
- the secD gene encoding protein translocase subunit SecD, whose product MLYFTRWKALGIILTALIVCLCAVPNFFPEAQVKTWPAWAQRRLVLGLDLQGGSYLLLEVDSAYVKKERLDQVRDDVRRTLRDAKIGFTGGVTVRNDAAEVRITKETDVQAALAKLRELSQPLGGLMGSSGQRDLEVTDAGGSLIRLTVPQAAMLDRMRKTIEQSIQIVERRVNELGTVEPVIQRQGNDRILVQVPGLQDPTRLKKLLGETAKMEFRMVDTTVSPDQAQQGKLPPDSELLMSASPPPTPYVVKKQVLVAGGDLIDAQATFDQRTSEPVVSFKFNTSGARKFAQATQENVGLPFAIVLDNKVISAPRINEPITGGQGQISGSFTVQSANDLAILMRAGALPAPLTVVEERTVGPGLGQDSIEKGELAAYVGSILVIVFMLLTYRLFGVFANIAVAINVAMIFGLLSLLNATLTLPGIAGIVLTVGIAVDSNVLIYERIREELRGGRNAISAIDAGFRRALATILDSNITTFIAAAVLFYIGTGPVRGFAVTLGIGIITTVFTAFTMTRLIVAWWVRWKRPQSVPI is encoded by the coding sequence ATGTTGTATTTCACGCGGTGGAAGGCGCTCGGGATCATCCTGACGGCGCTGATCGTGTGCCTCTGCGCGGTCCCGAACTTCTTCCCCGAGGCGCAGGTCAAGACCTGGCCCGCCTGGGCGCAGCGCCGGCTCGTGCTCGGCCTCGATCTCCAGGGCGGCTCCTATCTGCTTCTCGAGGTCGATTCCGCCTATGTGAAGAAGGAGCGGCTCGACCAGGTTCGTGACGACGTTCGCCGGACGCTGCGCGATGCCAAGATCGGCTTCACCGGCGGCGTCACCGTGCGCAACGACGCGGCCGAGGTTCGCATCACCAAGGAGACCGACGTTCAGGCTGCGCTCGCCAAGCTGCGCGAGCTGTCCCAGCCGTTGGGCGGCCTGATGGGATCCAGCGGTCAGCGCGACCTCGAGGTGACCGATGCCGGCGGCAGCCTGATTCGCTTGACCGTCCCACAGGCCGCGATGCTCGACCGCATGCGCAAGACCATCGAGCAGTCGATCCAGATCGTCGAGCGCCGAGTCAACGAGCTCGGCACCGTCGAGCCCGTGATCCAGCGCCAGGGCAATGACCGCATCCTGGTGCAGGTGCCGGGTCTTCAGGATCCGACGCGCCTGAAGAAGCTGCTCGGCGAGACCGCGAAGATGGAATTCCGCATGGTCGACACGACCGTGTCGCCGGACCAGGCGCAACAGGGCAAGTTGCCGCCGGACTCCGAGTTGCTGATGAGCGCGTCGCCGCCGCCGACGCCCTATGTGGTCAAGAAGCAGGTGCTGGTTGCCGGCGGCGATTTGATCGATGCCCAGGCGACCTTCGACCAGCGTACGAGTGAGCCGGTCGTCAGCTTCAAGTTCAATACGTCGGGCGCGCGCAAGTTCGCGCAGGCCACGCAAGAGAATGTCGGGCTGCCCTTCGCGATCGTGCTCGACAACAAGGTGATCTCCGCGCCCCGGATCAACGAGCCCATCACGGGCGGGCAGGGACAGATCTCCGGCAGCTTCACGGTCCAGTCCGCCAACGATCTCGCAATCCTGATGCGCGCCGGCGCGCTGCCGGCGCCGCTGACCGTGGTCGAGGAGCGCACCGTCGGTCCGGGCCTCGGCCAGGACTCGATCGAGAAGGGCGAACTGGCGGCCTATGTCGGCTCGATCCTTGTCATCGTCTTCATGCTGCTGACCTACCGGCTGTTCGGGGTGTTCGCAAACATCGCGGTGGCCATCAACGTCGCCATGATCTTCGGCCTGTTGTCGCTGCTCAACGCCACGCTGACGCTGCCCGGCATCGCCGGCATCGTGCTCACCGTCGGCATCGCGGTCGACTCCAACGTGCTGATCTACGAGCGTATCCGCGAGGAGCTGCGCGGCGGCCGCAACGCGATCTCGGCGATCGACGCCGGCTTCAGGCGGGCGCTGGCGACCATTCTCGATTCCAACATCACCACCTTCATTGCCGCCGCGGTGCTGTTCTACATCGGCACCGGCCCGGTGCGCGGCTTTGCCGTGACGCTCGGCATCGGCATCATCACCACGGTGTTCACCGCCTTCACCATGACCCGGCTGATCGTCGCCTGGTGGGTGCGGTGGAAGCGGCCGCAGAGCGTGCCGATCTAG
- a CDS encoding Mth938-like domain-containing protein codes for MAGDPNAPHFPRSAPIEAYGKGGFAFAGMSHRGSLLCLPDAIWAWDVTDPQKIDRYSLDRVFTAANSIDTLLIGTGTGVWLPPPALRQALKAVMVVLDTMQTGPAVRTYNIMIGERRRVAAALIAVP; via the coding sequence ATGGCCGGCGATCCCAACGCTCCCCATTTCCCGCGCTCGGCGCCGATCGAAGCCTATGGCAAGGGCGGCTTCGCCTTTGCCGGCATGTCGCATCGGGGCTCGCTGCTGTGTCTCCCCGACGCGATCTGGGCCTGGGACGTGACGGATCCCCAGAAGATTGACCGCTATTCGCTGGACCGGGTGTTCACGGCCGCCAACAGCATCGACACGCTTCTGATCGGCACCGGAACCGGGGTCTGGCTGCCGCCGCCGGCGCTGCGCCAGGCGCTCAAGGCGGTGATGGTGGTACTGGACACGATGCAGACCGGCCCCGCCGTGCGCACCTACAACATCATGATCGGCGAACGGCGGCGGGTTGCGGCTGCGCTGATCGCCGTGCCATGA
- a CDS encoding phytoene/squalene synthase family protein yields MNAAAAPPDNLSFCADLVRSHDFPRYAATLFAPAAERRALLALYAFNVEIVRVRDQVSQPLPGEIRFQWWTDLLSGVVHGSAEGNPVAAELLRAIRDFDLPVEPLSLLVDEHQFDLYNDPMPTLTVLEGYLAATSSALFVLAARIMTQPSEAVEHIARHAGLAQGIVQIITTLPRDAAHRQMFVPQQLLAGHDCDIEDVFAGKDTPNLRAVLEQLAGEARQHLATALSLLAEVPPAARAAFLPLAEVRADLALLSQPGRNPFTPRQSSRLRTLWTLWRASRSREFTK; encoded by the coding sequence ATGAACGCCGCCGCAGCTCCGCCCGACAATTTGTCCTTCTGCGCCGATCTCGTGCGCAGCCACGACTTCCCGCGCTATGCCGCGACGTTGTTCGCGCCCGCTGCCGAGCGCCGCGCGCTGCTGGCGCTCTACGCCTTCAATGTCGAGATCGTCCGCGTCCGCGACCAGGTGAGCCAACCCTTGCCCGGCGAGATCCGCTTTCAATGGTGGACCGATCTGTTATCGGGCGTGGTCCACGGCAGTGCCGAGGGCAATCCGGTCGCAGCCGAGCTGCTGCGCGCGATCCGTGATTTCGATTTGCCGGTCGAGCCGCTGTCGCTGCTCGTCGACGAGCACCAGTTCGACCTCTACAACGACCCGATGCCGACGCTGACGGTGCTGGAAGGCTATCTGGCCGCGACCTCATCGGCGCTGTTCGTTCTCGCGGCCCGTATCATGACGCAGCCCTCGGAGGCCGTTGAACATATCGCCCGTCATGCCGGGCTTGCGCAAGGCATCGTGCAAATCATCACGACTCTGCCGCGCGATGCCGCGCACCGGCAGATGTTTGTGCCGCAGCAGCTGCTGGCGGGCCACGATTGCGACATCGAGGACGTGTTTGCCGGCAAGGACACGCCGAACCTGCGCGCCGTGCTGGAGCAGCTCGCGGGCGAAGCGAGGCAGCATCTGGCTACGGCCCTGTCGTTGCTGGCGGAGGTGCCGCCAGCGGCTCGGGCAGCATTTCTGCCACTCGCGGAGGTACGGGCCGACCTCGCGCTCCTGTCACAACCCGGGCGCAATCCGTTTACGCCGAGGCAATCGTCCCGGCTGCGCACGCTGTGGACGCTGTGGCGGGCTTCGCGGTCGCGTGAGTTTACCAAATAG
- the surE gene encoding 5'/3'-nucleotidase SurE encodes MRILCTNDDGIHAPGLKVVEEIARALSDDVWVVAPELDQSGVSHSLSLNDPLRLREVGPRHFAVRGTPTDCVIMGARHILGAKLPDVVLSGVNKGRNVAEDVVYSGTIAGALEGTILGLPSFALSQEFSVETREHPPWDTARKFGPDILRKVIAAGIPKDTVINVNFPSCAPEDVLGIRVTRQGKRNLGFLRIDERRDGRNNPYFWIGFERSAMLDTPADGTDLAALRERYVSVTPLRLDRTNEAFSEELSATLK; translated from the coding sequence ATGCGCATTCTCTGCACCAATGACGACGGCATTCACGCCCCCGGCCTCAAGGTGGTCGAGGAGATCGCGCGCGCGCTGTCCGACGACGTCTGGGTGGTGGCGCCCGAGCTCGACCAGTCCGGCGTCTCGCATTCGCTGTCGCTGAACGATCCCTTGCGCCTGCGCGAAGTCGGGCCGCGGCACTTCGCCGTGCGCGGCACGCCGACCGACTGCGTGATCATGGGGGCGCGCCATATCCTCGGCGCCAAGCTACCCGACGTCGTGCTGTCCGGGGTCAACAAGGGCCGCAACGTCGCCGAGGACGTGGTCTATTCCGGCACCATCGCCGGCGCGCTGGAGGGCACCATCCTGGGGTTGCCCTCGTTCGCGCTGTCGCAGGAGTTCAGCGTCGAGACCCGCGAGCACCCGCCGTGGGACACCGCGCGCAAATTCGGGCCCGACATCCTGCGCAAGGTGATCGCCGCCGGCATTCCGAAGGACACCGTCATCAACGTCAACTTCCCCTCCTGCGCGCCGGAGGACGTGCTCGGCATCCGCGTCACGCGCCAGGGCAAGCGCAATCTCGGCTTCTTGCGGATCGACGAGCGCAGAGACGGCCGCAACAATCCCTATTTCTGGATCGGCTTCGAGCGCTCTGCGATGCTGGACACGCCGGCGGACGGTACCGATCTGGCGGCGCTGCGGGAGCGCTATGTCTCGGTCACGCCGCTCAGGCTCGACCGCACCAACGAAGCGTTTTCGGAAGAGCTCAGCGCGACGCTAAAATAG
- a CDS encoding response regulator, whose product MTATGLSGRSVFLVEDEVMIRMMVADMLEELGYKVAAEAGDITEALRLAQATEFDIAILDVNVNGKVISPVADVIKAKGCPFIFATGYGSSGLPEQYRDRPALQKPFQLDALGKTIEAALRGG is encoded by the coding sequence ATGACCGCGACAGGGCTTTCAGGCCGCTCTGTATTCCTCGTCGAAGACGAGGTGATGATCAGGATGATGGTCGCGGATATGCTCGAAGAGCTCGGCTACAAGGTCGCAGCTGAGGCGGGCGACATCACTGAGGCCCTGCGGCTCGCCCAGGCGACCGAATTCGACATCGCCATTCTCGACGTCAACGTCAACGGCAAGGTGATCTCGCCGGTCGCCGACGTGATCAAGGCGAAGGGCTGTCCGTTCATCTTCGCCACCGGCTACGGCTCCTCCGGCCTGCCCGAGCAATATCGCGACCGGCCGGCGCTTCAGAAGCCGTTCCAGCTCGACGCGCTCGGCAAAACCATCGAAGCCGCACTTCGCGGCGGCTAG
- a CDS encoding protein-L-isoaspartate(D-aspartate) O-methyltransferase gives MTSDQHPPEKMMFQLTLRRRGISDQAVLRTMEAVPRELFVDEADRDGAYRDSALPIACGQTISQPFVVAYMTEQLQLQKRHRVLEIGTGSGYQAAVLSRLAGQVLTVERYRKLADTARARLEKLECHNVEVMLGDGLDLPPNIGPFDRIIVTAAVEQIPENLVERLEVGGILIAPVGPHQGVQTLIRLTRTEAGIERKELVDVRFVPALPGVAREL, from the coding sequence ATGACCTCCGATCAGCATCCGCCGGAAAAGATGATGTTTCAGCTCACGCTGCGGCGTCGGGGCATCAGCGACCAGGCGGTGCTGCGAACCATGGAGGCGGTGCCGCGCGAGCTTTTCGTCGACGAGGCCGATCGCGACGGCGCTTATCGGGACAGCGCGCTGCCGATCGCCTGCGGGCAGACCATCAGCCAGCCCTTCGTCGTGGCCTACATGACCGAACAGCTGCAGCTCCAGAAGCGGCACCGCGTGCTGGAGATCGGGACAGGATCCGGCTATCAGGCCGCCGTGCTGTCGCGGCTCGCCGGCCAGGTCCTGACCGTCGAGCGCTATCGCAAGCTTGCCGACACGGCACGCGCCAGGCTCGAAAAGCTCGAATGTCACAATGTCGAGGTGATGCTCGGCGACGGTCTCGATCTGCCGCCCAATATCGGCCCATTCGACCGCATCATCGTCACCGCCGCGGTGGAGCAGATACCTGAGAATCTGGTCGAGCGGCTCGAGGTCGGCGGTATCCTGATCGCGCCGGTCGGCCCGCATCAGGGCGTGCAGACGCTGATCCGCCTGACCCGCACCGAAGCCGGGATCGAGCGCAAGGAACTCGTCGATGTCCGCTTCGTGCCGGCGCTGCCCGGGGTGGCGCGGGAGCTGTAG
- a CDS encoding ATP-binding protein: MPRKPSKSPAGKGPRTPARKPALVAAKRPKGTTKGTVNASPDLSQERIVRALETIAAHLSAQGKPALERESFKEADAYVWHPDGRLAAVPRVSRVELFLLKGVDRMRDILMENTERFANGLPANNALLWGARGMGKSSLVKAAHASINAERKPADRLKLIEIHREDIESLPMLMEKLRDASFHFIVFIDDLSFDGNDASYKSLKAVLEGGIEGRPENVILYATSNRRHLLARDMIENERSTAINPGEAVEEKVSLSDRFGLWLGFHRCSQDEYLAMVRGYCSHFGVKLDDEALEREALEWSTTRGSRSGRVAWQFVQELAGRLGVKLTAK, encoded by the coding sequence ATGCCCAGAAAACCCAGCAAAAGCCCGGCCGGCAAAGGCCCACGCACCCCTGCCCGCAAGCCCGCCCTCGTCGCGGCAAAACGCCCCAAGGGGACGACCAAAGGGACCGTCAATGCATCCCCGGACCTCTCGCAGGAGCGCATCGTCCGCGCGCTGGAGACCATTGCGGCGCACCTCTCCGCCCAGGGCAAGCCGGCCCTCGAACGCGAGTCGTTCAAAGAGGCCGATGCCTATGTCTGGCACCCCGACGGACGCCTCGCCGCGGTGCCGCGGGTCAGCCGCGTCGAGCTGTTCCTGCTCAAGGGCGTCGACCGGATGCGCGACATCCTGATGGAGAACACCGAGCGCTTCGCCAACGGCCTGCCCGCCAACAACGCGCTGCTCTGGGGCGCGCGCGGCATGGGCAAGTCGTCGCTGGTGAAGGCCGCGCATGCCAGCATCAATGCGGAGCGAAAGCCGGCCGACAGGCTGAAGCTGATCGAGATCCACCGCGAGGACATCGAGAGCCTGCCGATGCTGATGGAGAAGCTCCGGGACGCCAGCTTCCATTTCATCGTGTTCATCGACGACCTCTCTTTCGACGGCAATGATGCGTCCTACAAATCGCTGAAGGCGGTGCTCGAAGGCGGCATCGAGGGCCGGCCGGAGAATGTGATCCTCTACGCCACCTCGAACCGCCGTCATCTGCTGGCGCGCGACATGATCGAGAACGAGCGCTCGACCGCGATCAATCCCGGCGAAGCCGTTGAGGAGAAGGTGTCACTGTCCGATCGCTTCGGCCTCTGGCTCGGCTTCCACCGCTGCAGCCAGGACGAATACCTCGCCATGGTGCGCGGCTATTGCAGCCATTTCGGCGTCAAGCTCGACGACGAAGCGCTGGAGCGCGAGGCGCTGGAATGGTCGACCACCCGCGGCTCCCGCTCGGGCCGCGTCGCCTGGCAATTCGTGCAGGAGCTGGCGGGCCGCCTCGGCGTGAAGCTGACGGCGAAGTAG